The Pseudomonadota bacterium genome includes a region encoding these proteins:
- a CDS encoding choice-of-anchor J domain-containing protein, with protein sequence LSATWCFAFGGIIHFEYGCAGSNICCESGGDTDTDTDTDTDTDTDTDSDTDICSPAAEIECDGSSYASTYDTGSTDLIDSYAGCSATNETGREYVFEYTPATSGDVTINMYGGWTTGNIDLFLLENWCDPDSCIAKSTGTSSNGTIERYLTAGTTYYIVVDGYAGAGGDFGLTMTCHEDPGFLKMSFWEKIMFYPYNAHRILVGPSTSTNPTTSSWTVLADAIDMNDVTYSWTQGYTVDVSDWSGTAIRFAFHYYGESFDDKWYLDDVCVGVDADTDGDPDSCFYQEGFEVPGYPSLPMGWVTYDGPDNDCSVDWRTSLDNYHTGITSALREYPESGETSDSYLISPAISLP encoded by the coding sequence CTGTCCGCGACGTGGTGCTTCGCCTTCGGGGGCATCATCCATTTCGAGTACGGTTGTGCCGGTTCCAACATCTGTTGCGAGTCGGGAGGCGACACGGACACGGACACGGACACGGACACGGACACGGACACGGACACGGACAGCGACACCGACATCTGCTCGCCCGCCGCGGAGATCGAGTGCGACGGGAGCAGCTACGCGAGCACGTACGACACCGGCTCCACCGATCTCATCGACTCCTATGCCGGGTGCAGCGCCACGAACGAGACCGGACGCGAGTACGTGTTCGAGTACACGCCCGCGACGAGCGGCGACGTCACGATCAACATGTACGGCGGCTGGACCACCGGGAACATCGACCTGTTCCTCCTCGAGAACTGGTGCGACCCCGACAGCTGCATCGCCAAGTCGACCGGCACGAGCTCCAACGGCACGATCGAGCGGTACCTCACGGCGGGCACGACCTACTACATCGTCGTCGACGGGTACGCGGGCGCCGGGGGCGACTTCGGCCTCACGATGACGTGCCACGAGGATCCCGGGTTCCTGAAGATGTCGTTCTGGGAGAAGATCATGTTCTACCCCTACAACGCGCACCGCATCCTGGTCGGCCCGTCGACCTCGACGAACCCGACGACGTCGTCCTGGACCGTCCTCGCGGACGCGATCGACATGAACGACGTGACCTACAGCTGGACGCAGGGCTACACCGTGGACGTCTCGGACTGGTCGGGGACGGCGATCCGGTTCGCCTTCCACTACTACGGCGAGTCCTTCGACGACAAGTGGTACCTCGACGACGTGTGCGTGGGCGTGGACGCGGACACCGACGGCGACCCGGACTCGTGCTTCTACCAGGAGGGGTTCGAGGTGCCCGGGTATCCCAGCCTTCCCATGGGGTGGGTGACGTACGACGGCCCGGACAACGACTGCTCGGTCGATTGGCGCACGTCGCTCGACAACTACCACACGGGCATCACCTCCGCCCTGCGCGAGTACCCGGAGTCGGGCGAGACGTCGGACAGCTACCTGATCAGCCCGGCCATCTCGCTGCCGTAG